A single window of Sneathiella limimaris DNA harbors:
- the lnt gene encoding apolipoprotein N-acyltransferase gives MKNFFFSLSDVPFWKKAFAAFFLGALLAATLAPVHAIFFLPVCFSGLLLLVSNITTRWQAFFTGWWFGWGFHIAGLYWIGVAFTIDADTYAALLPIPILVLPACLAIFTGLTTLIIHLLGGRGILRILAFAGIWTGLEYIRGILFTGFPWNLIGYAWGDMLAMLQWTAFVGIYGLTFLTVLISSIPVILGDTTYSKNNRHFWILADCCLIILLVGVGFWRLNAPDLEKFDDMKVKVLQPGNEQKDKWKSGTRFQHVKRLEDLSRQNPSDANLLIWPETAVPFFLTTDERIRNYLTRNVPKNGYLITGAPRRHPIERKYWNSVQALNAQGKIEGIYDKRHLLPYGEYLPLRSFLKSSGLASLIPVLDQMSDFSFPDADASDVMAIPGVAPFRVLICYEVTFPWEVKVDTKFDWILNVTNDAWFGHTSGPYQHFVISRTRAIEQGVSIVRSANKGITAVIDGYGRILKKRSPLEAGAIESSVPAPLSNRTLYFKAGEIIPLSICLFSLLPFLIVRLLRRE, from the coding sequence ATGAAAAATTTTTTCTTCAGCTTATCTGACGTCCCTTTCTGGAAAAAAGCATTCGCCGCTTTTTTTCTAGGAGCTTTGCTTGCAGCCACTTTGGCTCCAGTACACGCAATTTTCTTTTTACCTGTCTGTTTTTCTGGCCTGCTCCTTCTCGTAAGTAATATCACCACCAGATGGCAGGCCTTTTTCACAGGGTGGTGGTTTGGCTGGGGATTTCATATTGCAGGGCTTTATTGGATTGGAGTCGCTTTTACAATCGATGCAGATACCTATGCAGCTCTATTACCAATCCCAATCCTTGTCCTGCCTGCCTGCCTTGCCATTTTCACAGGTCTTACGACACTAATCATTCACCTTCTTGGTGGGCGTGGAATTCTTAGAATTCTTGCTTTCGCTGGAATATGGACGGGGCTGGAATATATCCGGGGTATTTTGTTTACAGGATTTCCCTGGAACCTGATCGGTTATGCCTGGGGTGACATGTTGGCAATGCTGCAATGGACAGCTTTTGTCGGAATTTATGGCTTAACCTTCCTGACTGTTTTGATTAGCAGTATCCCGGTTATTCTGGGTGATACAACCTATTCAAAAAATAATCGTCATTTTTGGATACTCGCCGACTGTTGTCTGATCATTTTACTGGTTGGGGTCGGATTCTGGCGCTTGAATGCACCAGATCTGGAAAAATTCGACGATATGAAAGTCAAAGTTTTACAGCCTGGAAATGAACAGAAAGACAAATGGAAATCTGGAACCCGCTTCCAACACGTGAAACGTCTGGAAGACTTAAGCCGTCAAAATCCATCAGACGCAAATTTGCTTATTTGGCCTGAAACAGCTGTTCCTTTTTTCCTAACAACCGATGAGCGCATCAGAAATTATCTGACACGCAACGTTCCGAAGAATGGATATCTGATTACGGGAGCCCCACGGCGACATCCAATTGAACGCAAATATTGGAACAGTGTTCAAGCGCTGAATGCACAAGGCAAGATTGAGGGTATTTATGATAAAAGGCATCTCTTGCCTTACGGCGAATATCTACCGTTGAGATCATTTCTGAAATCTTCCGGTCTTGCTTCCCTGATTCCCGTCTTGGATCAGATGTCTGACTTTTCTTTCCCCGATGCAGATGCCTCAGACGTGATGGCGATACCTGGAGTGGCCCCCTTTCGAGTTTTAATCTGCTACGAAGTGACCTTCCCATGGGAAGTGAAAGTGGACACCAAATTTGACTGGATTTTAAACGTTACAAATGACGCCTGGTTTGGTCATACTTCCGGACCCTACCAGCATTTTGTCATAAGCCGCACGAGGGCTATTGAGCAAGGCGTTTCAATCGTCCGCTCGGCTAATAAGGGCATTACTGCGGTCATAGATGGATATGGGCGCATACTAAAAAAACGATCACCTCTTGAAGCAGGGGCGATAGAATCTTCAGTACCTGCTCCTTTAAGCAACCGAACACTCTATTTCAAGGCTGGCGAAATCATTCCTCTTTCAATATGCCTGTTCTCGCTTCTGCCTTTCTTAATAGTAAGATTATTAAGACGTGAATAA
- a CDS encoding PhoH family protein, with the protein MANPTADHTPAKPPKEKVTLVEFDNNHLLAQLVGEHDRYLARIEQGLKVSVTPRGNKMAIAGSSEARLMTKDVLEDLYKRLEDGLEVTEGEVDAAIRMVADAPLKDGRRGSVSEKGNMIITKRRHITPRSTNQGYYVSSLKKHELVFGLGPAGTGKTYLAVANAVSMLINNQVDRIILARPAVEAGEKLGFLPGDMRDKIDPYLRPLYDALYDMLPAEEVVSRLENGEIEVAALAFMRGRTLSNAAIILDEAQNTTPVQMKMLLTRMGENSSMAVTGDLSQIDLPLGVPSGLKEAVKILKGVKGVDIIDFGEADVVRHPLVTRIVRAYGEHEREKKLNLEVKRKEKEKTDKA; encoded by the coding sequence GTGGCCAATCCAACAGCTGATCACACACCCGCCAAGCCCCCCAAAGAAAAAGTCACTTTGGTTGAGTTCGATAACAACCATTTATTGGCCCAACTCGTCGGGGAACATGATCGATATCTGGCACGCATTGAGCAAGGGTTGAAAGTTTCCGTCACGCCACGCGGTAACAAGATGGCCATTGCTGGCTCATCTGAAGCCCGACTAATGACAAAGGATGTCCTCGAAGATTTGTATAAACGCCTTGAAGATGGCCTGGAAGTCACTGAAGGTGAGGTTGACGCTGCAATTCGAATGGTCGCGGATGCTCCCTTAAAAGATGGTCGGCGAGGATCTGTTTCCGAAAAAGGAAACATGATCATTACCAAGCGTCGGCACATTACGCCGCGTTCCACTAACCAGGGCTATTACGTCTCGTCACTGAAAAAACATGAGCTGGTGTTTGGTTTGGGACCTGCCGGCACAGGTAAAACATATCTCGCAGTTGCCAATGCAGTTTCCATGTTAATCAATAATCAGGTCGACCGGATTATTCTGGCGCGCCCAGCTGTAGAAGCTGGTGAGAAACTTGGCTTCCTTCCCGGGGATATGCGAGACAAAATCGATCCGTATTTGCGTCCTTTATATGACGCACTTTATGACATGCTCCCAGCAGAAGAAGTCGTAAGTCGTCTTGAAAATGGTGAAATCGAAGTTGCTGCACTTGCCTTTATGCGAGGACGAACACTTTCCAATGCAGCCATCATTCTCGACGAAGCCCAAAACACGACCCCTGTTCAGATGAAAATGCTCCTCACACGCATGGGTGAGAACTCTTCTATGGCTGTTACAGGCGACCTGTCACAAATTGACCTTCCCCTTGGCGTCCCATCCGGCCTGAAAGAAGCTGTGAAAATACTCAAGGGAGTTAAAGGTGTCGACATAATTGACTTTGGTGAAGCTGATGTCGTGCGGCATCCACTCGTAACTCGAATTGTTCGGGCTTACGGTGAGCATGAGCGTGAGAAAAAGCTTAACCTCGAGGTTAAAAGGAAAGAGAAGGAGAAGACAGACAAAGCTTAA
- the miaB gene encoding tRNA (N6-isopentenyl adenosine(37)-C2)-methylthiotransferase MiaB — MTKKLYISTYGCQMNVYDSARMADILSPLGYSLTQDPTDADMSILNTCHIREKASEKTFSELGRLRNMRRDKQSEGRGDMLIAVAGCVAQAEGDEIIKRAPYVNMVFGPQSYHKLPEMLAETARGAGQVLDTDFPVEPKFDSLPDEAIDKNLGAFLTVQEGCDKFCAFCVVPYTRGAEFSRATDDILKEARRMIANGTKEITLLGQNVNAYHGLDKNGKSRSLADLIQMLAELDGLERLRYTTSHPLEMTEDLCKAHRDVDILMPYLHLPVQAGSDRILEAMNRRHTADEYRRIIDKLRHYKPDLALSGDFIVGFPGETEAEFEDTLRLVEDVTYAQAYSFKYSPRPGTPAAGLDHEMIAEDVKSERLARLQKLLNEQQLAFNKSFEGKTVPVLLEREGRRDGQLVGRSPYMQSVYVQSPPHRIGRVAEVIIDEGNANSLRGQLSPGNAQDAA, encoded by the coding sequence GTGACCAAGAAGCTTTATATTTCTACATACGGCTGCCAAATGAATGTGTACGATTCAGCCCGTATGGCCGATATTCTCTCACCCCTAGGCTACAGTTTAACACAGGATCCAACCGACGCGGATATGTCGATCCTGAACACCTGCCATATTCGGGAAAAGGCATCAGAAAAAACATTTTCTGAACTTGGTCGCTTACGAAATATGCGGCGGGACAAGCAGTCAGAGGGTCGCGGTGATATGCTGATCGCTGTTGCTGGCTGTGTTGCGCAGGCTGAAGGCGATGAAATTATCAAGCGCGCACCTTATGTAAACATGGTTTTCGGACCACAATCTTATCATAAGCTGCCTGAGATGCTGGCGGAAACCGCCCGTGGCGCCGGTCAGGTTTTAGATACGGATTTTCCTGTCGAGCCAAAGTTTGACTCCCTACCAGACGAAGCCATTGATAAGAATTTGGGTGCCTTTCTGACTGTCCAAGAGGGCTGTGATAAATTCTGTGCCTTTTGTGTCGTTCCTTATACACGAGGCGCTGAGTTCAGTCGGGCAACAGATGACATCTTGAAAGAAGCCCGGCGTATGATCGCGAATGGTACAAAAGAAATTACGCTTTTGGGCCAAAATGTTAACGCTTATCATGGGCTTGATAAGAACGGGAAGTCTCGGTCTCTGGCTGATCTTATTCAAATGCTAGCTGAATTAGATGGATTAGAGCGTCTTCGTTATACTACGTCTCATCCTTTGGAAATGACTGAGGATCTTTGCAAGGCCCACCGGGATGTGGATATTCTGATGCCTTACCTGCACCTTCCGGTTCAAGCGGGTTCCGATCGAATTTTGGAAGCCATGAACAGACGCCATACAGCAGATGAATACCGCAGAATTATCGACAAACTTCGTCACTATAAGCCGGATCTGGCCTTGTCTGGAGACTTCATTGTTGGCTTTCCCGGAGAAACCGAAGCCGAATTTGAAGACACTTTGCGACTTGTCGAGGATGTTACATACGCTCAGGCCTATAGTTTTAAATATAGCCCACGGCCTGGAACACCCGCAGCAGGCCTGGACCACGAAATGATTGCCGAAGATGTAAAATCTGAGCGGCTGGCCCGTCTTCAGAAACTCTTGAACGAACAGCAGTTAGCGTTCAATAAGTCATTTGAAGGGAAAACAGTACCTGTTCTTCTTGAAAGAGAAGGCCGCAGGGATGGCCAACTCGTGGGCCGAAGCCCTTACATGCAATCTGTTTATGTACAATCCCCACCTCACCGTATTGGCAGGGTCGCAGAAGTGATCATCGATGAGGGTAATGCCAATTCACTACGGGGACAGCTAAGCCCCGGGAATGCTCAAGATGCTGCCTGA
- a CDS encoding helix-turn-helix domain-containing protein — translation MSHHPVDVHVGNKLRERRNFLRISQEKLGKDLGLTFQQIQKYEKGANRVGASRLFEISQLLKVPTAYFFEDIPSDLLLSNGKVAEGTQSFDAHPIDKKESQQLTRAYFSIKDEETRKRVLELIRAIGDVDMENLG, via the coding sequence ATGTCACACCATCCAGTGGACGTTCATGTTGGAAACAAGTTACGAGAGCGAAGAAATTTTCTGAGGATTAGTCAGGAAAAACTTGGAAAAGACCTTGGGCTCACTTTCCAGCAGATTCAGAAATATGAAAAGGGTGCCAACCGTGTTGGCGCCAGTCGGCTGTTTGAAATCAGTCAACTTCTCAAAGTTCCAACGGCATACTTTTTTGAAGACATTCCATCCGATCTTCTCCTGTCAAATGGCAAGGTTGCGGAAGGCACTCAGTCCTTTGATGCGCATCCCATTGATAAAAAAGAGAGCCAGCAGCTGACCCGTGCCTATTTCAGTATCAAGGACGAAGAAACCCGGAAAAGGGTACTTGAATTGATCCGTGCAATTGGCGATGTTGATATGGAAAACTTAGGATAA
- the metK gene encoding methionine adenosyltransferase, producing MKNSNYLFTSESVSEGHPDKVCDRISDAIVDLYLSQDPYARVACETLTTTNRIVLAGEVRGPASITKDLIEQTARDAVKAIGYEQEGFHWKNSAVDIFLHEQSADIAQGVDAAGNKDEGAGDQGIMFGYAVNETDVLMPAPIYYSHNILKSLAEARHNGTETILGPDSKSQVTLAYENGKPVRATSVVVSTQHVEGVETEEVREVVRKYVLDALPDGWMCPEDEFYVNPTGKFVIGGPDGDAGLTGRKIIVDTYGGAAPHGGGAFSGKDPTKVDRSAAYASRYLAKNVVAAGLADKCCIQVSYAIGVSKPLSLYVDFYGTGNVSEDQVGNLLMELMDLSPRGIREHLKLNNPIYQRTAAYGHFGREPDSDGGFTWEKLDLVDQLKSAF from the coding sequence GTGAAAAATTCCAACTACCTCTTTACAAGCGAATCAGTATCCGAAGGCCATCCGGATAAGGTCTGCGACCGTATTTCCGATGCCATTGTTGATCTTTATCTCTCTCAGGACCCCTACGCGCGCGTTGCATGTGAAACCCTCACAACGACAAACCGCATCGTTCTGGCTGGAGAGGTTCGCGGCCCAGCATCTATTACAAAAGACCTGATTGAACAAACTGCCCGGGATGCCGTCAAAGCTATAGGTTATGAACAAGAGGGCTTCCACTGGAAAAACTCAGCCGTTGATATTTTCCTTCATGAACAATCTGCAGATATCGCTCAAGGCGTAGATGCTGCAGGCAATAAAGATGAAGGAGCTGGAGACCAAGGCATCATGTTTGGCTACGCAGTGAACGAGACAGATGTCTTGATGCCGGCGCCTATTTATTACTCCCACAATATTCTTAAATCACTCGCTGAAGCCCGTCACAACGGGACTGAAACAATTTTGGGACCAGACTCAAAAAGTCAGGTCACACTGGCTTACGAAAATGGGAAACCCGTCAGAGCGACTTCAGTTGTTGTTTCGACACAGCATGTTGAAGGTGTGGAAACAGAGGAAGTTCGTGAAGTCGTCCGTAAATATGTTCTTGACGCTTTACCAGACGGTTGGATGTGTCCTGAAGATGAGTTTTATGTCAATCCAACGGGCAAATTTGTCATTGGGGGACCAGATGGTGATGCTGGCCTGACTGGCCGAAAAATTATTGTTGATACTTACGGCGGCGCGGCACCTCACGGTGGCGGTGCCTTTTCCGGTAAGGACCCAACCAAGGTTGACCGTTCAGCTGCCTATGCATCTCGCTATCTGGCCAAGAACGTTGTCGCTGCTGGCCTAGCAGACAAATGCTGCATTCAGGTTTCTTATGCGATCGGTGTCTCGAAGCCACTGTCTCTGTATGTTGATTTCTACGGAACCGGAAACGTTTCGGAAGATCAGGTTGGCAATTTGTTGATGGAGCTGATGGATCTAAGCCCACGTGGCATTCGTGAGCATTTGAAACTCAACAATCCAATTTATCAGCGGACCGCCGCTTATGGCCACTTTGGTCGTGAACCAGACTCTGACGGCGGCTTCACCTGGGAAAAACTTGATCTGGTGGATCAACTGAAGTCTGCTTTTTGA
- the ybeY gene encoding rRNA maturation RNase YbeY, producing the protein MNEPDSRHSQHPENLTGSFEITIDQDCWQDWTVDLADLCQQLLNHVLNSLEFDIDIRQELKDTSIEVSFLFTSNDRIQELNRDFREKDKPTNVLSFPDTPLSAQTLQEANKFGENLCLGDIALAEGVIIEEAKEQDKAAQDHLQHLIIHGLLHLLGFDHIEDDEAEIMEQLEIEILADLGIRNPYL; encoded by the coding sequence GTGAACGAACCCGACTCGCGACACTCACAACATCCTGAAAATCTGACTGGATCTTTCGAGATAACGATTGATCAAGACTGCTGGCAAGACTGGACGGTCGACCTTGCCGATTTATGCCAGCAGCTTTTAAACCATGTCTTGAATTCACTGGAGTTCGATATAGATATCCGGCAAGAACTTAAAGACACCTCCATTGAAGTCAGCTTCCTTTTTACATCCAATGACAGAATTCAAGAATTGAACCGGGATTTCAGAGAGAAAGACAAACCAACCAACGTTCTCTCTTTTCCAGATACGCCACTTTCTGCACAAACCCTGCAAGAAGCCAATAAATTTGGAGAAAATTTATGTTTGGGTGATATAGCCTTGGCTGAAGGTGTAATTATTGAGGAAGCAAAAGAACAGGATAAAGCCGCACAGGATCATTTGCAGCACTTGATTATACACGGTTTGCTCCACCTGTTGGGTTTTGATCACATAGAAGATGATGAAGCCGAAATTATGGAGCAGTTGGAAATAGAAATCCTTGCAGATCTTGGTATTAGGAACCCATATCTTTAA
- the nusA gene encoding transcription termination factor NusA encodes MESAASLNRLELLQVADAVAREKLIDRDIVLEAMEEAIQKAARAKYGHENDIRANINRSTGEIRLARVREVVEEVENEATQVTVEQAEAEVPGSKVGDLLTDPLPPIDFGRIAAQTAKQVIVQKVREAERERQYEEYKDRVGDIINGIVKRVEYGNVTVDLGKADAIVRRDEMLPRESFRQGDRIRAYIYDVRREQRGPQIFLSRTHPQFMAKLFTQEVPEIYDGVIEIKAVARDPGSRAKFAVTSNDPSIDPVGACVGMRGARVQAVVNELQGEKIDIIPWSPDQASFIVNALAPAEVAKVVLDEEANRIEVVVPDDQLSLAIGRRGQNVRLATQLSGWDIDILTEEEESNRRQSEFTERTKNFMEALDVDETIAQLLTTEGFTSIDELTYTDVSEIAEIEGFDEEVAEELIRRAQEYIEAYNAELQQKLEELKVSDDLLNFEGLTTAMVVALGEAGIKQLDDFADLSGDELVNGEDGILKDFSLSLDQANELVMAARAHWFEEEAEAGDEEEK; translated from the coding sequence ATGGAATCGGCTGCAAGTTTAAATCGTCTCGAACTGCTTCAAGTCGCTGATGCAGTAGCAAGAGAAAAGCTTATTGACCGGGATATCGTTCTGGAAGCCATGGAAGAGGCTATCCAGAAAGCTGCCCGCGCCAAATATGGGCATGAAAATGATATCCGTGCCAATATCAACCGCAGCACCGGTGAAATTCGTTTAGCCCGCGTGCGCGAAGTTGTCGAAGAAGTCGAAAACGAAGCCACTCAAGTGACTGTTGAACAAGCTGAGGCTGAAGTACCAGGTAGCAAAGTTGGGGATTTGCTGACTGATCCTCTGCCGCCAATTGATTTTGGTCGTATCGCAGCTCAAACGGCGAAGCAAGTTATTGTTCAAAAAGTCCGCGAAGCAGAACGCGAACGCCAATATGAAGAATATAAAGATCGGGTTGGTGATATCATCAACGGGATCGTGAAGCGTGTCGAATACGGCAACGTTACGGTTGATCTTGGCAAAGCAGATGCCATTGTTCGCCGTGATGAAATGCTTCCACGTGAAAGTTTCCGCCAAGGTGATCGAATTCGGGCTTATATCTATGACGTGAGACGCGAGCAAAGAGGTCCGCAGATCTTTTTGTCTCGAACACATCCTCAGTTCATGGCCAAACTATTTACACAGGAAGTACCTGAAATTTACGATGGCGTGATTGAGATCAAGGCTGTTGCCCGCGACCCAGGAAGCCGTGCAAAGTTTGCTGTTACATCGAATGACCCAAGTATTGACCCGGTTGGTGCCTGTGTTGGTATGCGTGGTGCCCGTGTTCAAGCAGTGGTTAATGAGCTGCAGGGCGAAAAAATTGACATCATACCTTGGTCACCTGACCAAGCTAGCTTTATTGTGAACGCCTTGGCTCCTGCAGAGGTCGCCAAAGTTGTTCTGGACGAAGAAGCTAACAGAATTGAAGTAGTCGTTCCCGATGATCAGCTGTCCTTAGCCATTGGTCGCCGTGGACAAAATGTTCGCCTTGCAACTCAGTTGTCAGGTTGGGATATTGATATTCTCACCGAGGAAGAAGAGTCCAACCGTCGTCAGTCTGAATTTACAGAACGCACCAAAAACTTTATGGAAGCGTTGGATGTGGACGAAACAATCGCCCAGCTCCTCACGACAGAAGGCTTCACGTCAATTGACGAACTGACCTATACAGATGTTTCTGAAATCGCAGAAATCGAAGGGTTCGACGAAGAGGTCGCGGAAGAGCTTATTCGCCGGGCTCAGGAATATATCGAGGCTTACAATGCTGAGCTTCAACAAAAGCTTGAAGAACTGAAAGTTAGCGATGACCTGCTGAATTTCGAAGGACTGACGACAGCAATGGTTGTTGCTCTTGGTGAAGCAGGAATCAAACAATTGGATGATTTCGCAGATCTATCAGGTGACGAATTGGTCAACGGAGAAGATGGCATTCTGAAAGACTTTAGTCTGTCATTGGATCAGGCAAATGAACTGGTGATGGCAGCTCGTGCCCACTGGTTTGAAGAGGAAGCTGAAGCAGGTGACGAGGAAGAAAAGTAA
- a CDS encoding hemolysin family protein — MNDNISKPHQVQSTETEDVAQAEQEGLLSKLIRALGFGDQTDSSVRSTLEELIEEHDDPEQEINPAERAMLTNILGIGDMSISDVMIPRADIEAIDASLSLEQVVTRFSETSHSRLPVYEESLDNVVGMFHIKDLINFWGNSTNAKWQNFKREVLFVPPSMSVQDLLLKMRATHIHMATVVDEYGGIDGLVTIEDLVEEIVGDIEDEHDEQEGPLIFVAGNGTIEADARAQIVDLETLLEIDLLPEDEDEEVDTVGGLVFQIAGHIPVRGEIIPHESGLDFEITDADPRKVKRVRIRRRPELLSEAE, encoded by the coding sequence ATGAACGACAACATATCCAAACCACATCAGGTTCAATCAACAGAGACCGAGGATGTTGCACAAGCAGAGCAAGAGGGGTTACTTTCAAAATTAATAAGAGCTCTTGGGTTTGGAGATCAGACTGACAGTTCCGTGCGCTCAACACTTGAAGAACTGATTGAGGAGCATGATGACCCTGAGCAGGAAATTAATCCTGCGGAACGGGCCATGCTAACAAATATCCTTGGCATTGGTGATATGAGCATTAGCGATGTGATGATTCCAAGGGCGGACATTGAAGCTATCGATGCCAGTCTGTCACTCGAACAAGTCGTTACCCGCTTTTCCGAAACCAGCCACTCAAGACTACCGGTCTATGAAGAGAGTCTGGATAATGTTGTCGGCATGTTTCACATCAAAGATCTGATAAATTTTTGGGGAAACTCGACGAACGCCAAATGGCAGAATTTTAAGCGTGAAGTTCTGTTTGTGCCGCCTTCTATGTCAGTTCAGGACCTATTGCTAAAAATGCGTGCGACGCATATCCACATGGCAACCGTTGTGGACGAGTATGGTGGGATTGATGGACTTGTCACAATTGAAGATCTGGTTGAAGAGATTGTGGGGGATATCGAGGATGAGCATGATGAGCAGGAAGGACCGCTGATCTTCGTCGCAGGAAATGGAACAATTGAAGCGGACGCCCGTGCGCAAATTGTAGACTTGGAAACATTACTGGAAATCGATCTTCTTCCCGAAGATGAAGATGAGGAAGTTGATACGGTTGGTGGTCTTGTTTTTCAGATAGCTGGCCATATCCCTGTAAGAGGTGAAATTATTCCGCACGAAAGTGGTTTGGATTTCGAAATTACCGATGCAGATCCTCGTAAAGTCAAACGGGTCAGAATTCGTCGCCGACCGGAATTGCTTTCTGAAGCTGAATGA
- the rimP gene encoding ribosome maturation factor RimP: MDPTSKIAELIEPTIADLGYELIRVSYTGGESPVLQIMAEQSDGTMTIEGCEEISHAVSALLDVEDPISDAYNLEVSSPGIDRPLTRLKDFENWSGFEAKVELQEAVDGQRRYRGKLLGVKDGNILIADTAGNKWELPFADLRKAKLVLTDELIAATQSSNKS; this comes from the coding sequence TTGGATCCGACGTCAAAAATCGCTGAGTTGATTGAACCGACCATTGCTGATCTGGGATACGAGCTTATTCGGGTATCCTACACAGGTGGTGAGAGCCCTGTTCTGCAGATCATGGCGGAACAGAGCGACGGGACCATGACCATAGAAGGCTGCGAGGAAATCAGCCATGCGGTCTCTGCACTTCTGGATGTGGAGGACCCGATTTCAGATGCCTACAATCTGGAAGTTTCCTCGCCAGGAATTGACAGGCCCCTGACTAGACTCAAAGATTTTGAGAACTGGTCTGGTTTTGAGGCCAAAGTAGAACTTCAGGAAGCGGTAGATGGTCAGCGCAGGTACCGCGGCAAACTCTTGGGCGTAAAGGATGGAAACATTCTGATCGCCGATACTGCTGGAAATAAATGGGAACTGCCTTTCGCGGATTTAAGAAAGGCAAAGCTGGTATTAACGGATGAATTGATTGCTGCCACTCAAAGCAGTAATAAGTCCTGA
- the trmB gene encoding tRNA (guanine(46)-N(7))-methyltransferase TrmB produces the protein MTPSSEHRKRILYGRRRGKALRKGQQEAVDALLPQMTVPIEEQRLIDLPTLFEAPKKEYWLEIGFGAGEHLAWQAEHHSEAGIIGCEPFLNGVASLLGKVQEKQLTNVRVHNEAAELLMEKLPERSLDKLFLLFADPWPKSSHHKRRFVSNDNLQAIARILKDDAIVRVGTDHTDYGAWILHHFLQSDKFEWMAEHPEDWTIRGEDWPQTRYEAKALREGRRSVYYRFRRVKRSN, from the coding sequence ATGACACCTTCATCTGAGCACCGTAAGCGGATCCTATATGGTCGCAGACGCGGCAAAGCTCTGCGTAAAGGACAACAGGAGGCAGTAGATGCGCTACTGCCTCAAATGACTGTTCCGATTGAAGAGCAGCGCCTGATTGATCTTCCAACCCTGTTCGAAGCCCCCAAAAAGGAATACTGGCTAGAAATTGGTTTTGGCGCTGGTGAACATCTCGCTTGGCAAGCAGAGCACCATTCTGAAGCTGGCATTATCGGGTGTGAGCCCTTTCTAAACGGTGTTGCCAGCCTTCTTGGCAAGGTTCAGGAAAAACAACTCACTAATGTTCGAGTTCACAACGAAGCCGCTGAATTATTGATGGAAAAATTACCAGAAAGGAGCCTGGATAAACTTTTTCTATTATTTGCGGACCCATGGCCAAAATCTTCGCATCACAAGCGGCGATTCGTCTCAAATGATAACTTACAAGCTATTGCCCGCATCCTCAAAGACGATGCCATTGTCCGTGTTGGAACGGATCATACCGATTACGGCGCTTGGATTTTACACCACTTCTTACAGTCAGATAAGTTCGAATGGATGGCTGAACACCCAGAAGACTGGACAATTCGTGGTGAAGACTGGCCCCAAACAAGATATGAAGCAAAAGCCCTTCGTGAAGGTAGAAGATCCGTTTACTATCGCTTCCGTAGGGTCAAACGATCCAATTAA
- a CDS encoding lysophospholipid acyltransferase family protein → MNQIRAAIVILLIFLWTFVLIPPHLILRKIAPSQKYRLPLLFHKGLCKLLRIKVVVHGKPSEVHPTLFILNHISWLDIPVVGSFLKGSFVAKEEVASYPLVGYAATLQETIFIARTRPSVRNHKDGMQEHLENGDSIFLFPEGTSSNGLVLQDFKSAYFALAEKHIADKPLLVQPVTLAYSRMDKMYMSRNIMKKIAWVGDEELISHVWEFLKSGKVTAELRFHDPVTIDSYDSRKHMAADCQLKIAEGLSRAMTHRPEPK, encoded by the coding sequence ATGAACCAGATTCGCGCAGCTATTGTCATTCTCCTGATTTTTCTCTGGACGTTTGTTCTTATTCCCCCGCATCTGATCCTTAGAAAAATTGCTCCCTCACAGAAATACCGATTGCCCCTGCTTTTCCATAAGGGTTTATGTAAATTACTCCGGATTAAAGTTGTCGTTCACGGAAAACCTTCAGAAGTACATCCCACATTATTTATTCTGAACCACATTTCCTGGCTTGATATTCCCGTTGTCGGTAGTTTTTTGAAAGGTAGTTTTGTTGCGAAAGAAGAAGTCGCAAGCTATCCACTGGTAGGATATGCCGCGACCCTTCAAGAAACCATTTTTATTGCCAGAACCAGACCATCTGTTCGAAATCACAAAGATGGCATGCAAGAACATCTGGAAAATGGAGACAGCATTTTTCTGTTCCCAGAAGGTACCTCTTCAAACGGACTTGTACTGCAAGATTTCAAGAGTGCCTATTTCGCATTAGCCGAAAAGCACATAGCTGACAAACCGCTCTTGGTGCAGCCCGTTACACTTGCCTACAGTCGCATGGACAAAATGTACATGTCCCGAAATATCATGAAAAAAATTGCGTGGGTCGGGGATGAAGAGTTGATTAGCCATGTCTGGGAGTTTTTGAAATCCGGTAAGGTGACGGCGGAACTTCGCTTTCATGATCCCGTCACAATCGATTCCTATGATTCTCGTAAACACATGGCTGCAGATTGCCAATTGAAGATCGCAGAAGGCTTATCCAGGGCCATGACCCATCGACCAGAGCCAAAATGA